The following proteins come from a genomic window of Alosa alosa isolate M-15738 ecotype Scorff River chromosome 2, AALO_Geno_1.1, whole genome shotgun sequence:
- the gigyf1b gene encoding GRB10-interacting GYF protein 1 isoform X2, whose protein sequence is MTAESLNFGPEWLRALSRGGSVTSPPPSPAMPKSKLADYRYGREEMLALYIKDNKVPEQLQDKEFAPVLQEQPLQPLALVPLTEEEQVERNFSMSVNSSAVLRLMGKGGGAAPVGVARGRGTVRGGRGRGRGEGGFYQRGPEEGEVGFGRSREMHRSQSWDDRGERRFEKPLRRDGVRVGFEEGAAGARKDFSRSDSDNWRTLREEEEDAAAAAAGAAATEPGGSWRTVGGRRDDGGPRSAGWRDHVKKFDFPDGGRRRTGSDGMDDDRDLPEWCTDEEDGEMGTFDSSGAFMCIKKSSRDPIPEDQELEFEALEDERGQERRESAGEGGEEAATSAAASVYQPFFNEREMLTVTEVEMMMPGPSSSSSSSSPPAMPAPPPSLTLLPPTNPEPAPPASALPINSTREPAEDVVPPGGSGQPSTGSSHSVSSPPASGAAGADLPPAGGDNEEEEERMKHLQQEAEKMVASLQDTSLEEERFTQALQESHGVGSSAGSGAGPTHAHSHTHQAAAAAAASSSSTHPHGHSHSASSHSLAHPASALPLSHEAAMKWFYKDPQGEIQGPFSTVEMCEWFQAGYFTMTLLVKRGCDEGFQPLGDVIKMWGRVPFSPGPSPPPLLSNMDQEVFKKQLEQVATAALYQQQLQMRYQHINSNRCGESSMMPAMNRSMSVPDSGSLWDMHTSASQQSGGEASLWDLTMGNLPQGLTLEQLQQKLQQERREAELRVKREEEERKRREEKRRQQEEQKRREEEELFHRKQQCRQQQELIMKLLQQSQQQQQQQQQQQQVVGVGAQSQGPCWNSAQSNPLAKPPKTPLNLLEMEAERLLKQQHRVQQQQPRDRQSHGGLTMGQWGDGGVGGMWGAGSLEGKASGGGSSGGNSGGMGLWDEAVKNQSSHRSMSLKNSHSSPSLSEQYMLRRKHTEDEEKLLRLLQGMKPQPQDGFTTWSEQMLHALNTSANNSSSSQEVATIVAYLKEVESPYEVHDFIRAYLGDTVEAKEFAKQFLERRAKQKANQQRQQQQQQQQQLSKELSGLNMNFPLQSMFQASHSGKGGVYDTQASKMKKKPNMMIHSDPSILGYSFLGAGERMILGEMETVEDY, encoded by the exons ATGACTGCAGAGTCCCTTAACTTCGGTCCAGAATG GCTCCGTGCACTATCTCGAGGGGGGAGTGTgacatctcctcctccatcccccgCCATGCCAAAGTCCAAGCTGGCCGACTACCGCTACGGCCGCGAGGAGATGCTAGCACTTTATATCAAAGATAATAAG GTTCCAGAGCAGCTGCAGGATAAGGAGTTTGCGCCCGTGCTGCAGGAGCAGCCTCTGCAGCCTCTAGCCCTGGTGCCCCTGACGGAGGAAGAGCAGGTAGAG AGGAACTTCTCCATGTCCGTGAACAGCTCTGCTGTGCTGAGGCTCATGGGAAAAGGGGGAGGGGCTGCCCCTGTGGGAGTGGCCCGAGGCCGAGGGACTGttcgaggaggaagag GAAGGGGACGAGGAGAGGGCGGTTTCTACCAAAGAGGTCCAGAAGAAGGAGAGGTGGGCTTTGGCCGCAGCAGAGAGATGCATCGCAGCCAAAGCTGGGACGACAG AGGTGAGCGTCGCTTTGAGAAGCCCCTGCGGAGAGACGGGGTTCGGGTGGGCTTCGAGGAGGGTGCCGCGGGGGCACGGAAGGACTTCTCGCGCTCTGACAGCGACAACTGGCGCAcgctgagggaggaggaggaggacgccgctgctgccgccgccggCGCTGCCGCCACTGAGCCAGGAGGAAGCTGGAGGACCGTGGGAGGCAGACGTGATG ATGGGGGCCCGCGCTCAGCAGGGTGGCGTGACCACGTCAAGAAGTTCGACTTCCCTGATGGCGGTCGCCGACGTACCGGAAGCGATGGAATGGATGACGACCGGGACCTACCGGAGTGGTGCACTGacgaggaggatggagagatgggcACCTTCGACTCGTCCGGAGCCTTTATGTGcatcaag AAGAGCTCGCGGGACCCCATCCCCGAGGACCAGGAGCTGGAGTTTGAAGCTCTGGAGGACGAGAGGGGTCAGGAGCGGAGGGAGAGTGCCGGAGAGGGAGGTGAGGAGGCCGCCACCTCCGCTGCCGCCTCCGTCTATCAGCCATTCTTCA atgAGCGTGAGATGCTGACGGTCACTGAGGTGGAGATGATGATGCCCGGgccttcatcttcctcctcctcttcctctcccccagCCATGCCTGCCCCCCCACCCTCGCTGACTCTGCTCCCTCCCACCAATCCAGAGCCTGCACCCCCTGCTTCAGCACTGCCCATAAACAGCACTCGGGAGCctgctgaag ATGTAGTGCCACCAGGGGGCAGTGGTCAGCCGAGCACCGGCTCCTCTCACAGTGTCTCGTCTCCCCCTGCTTCTGGAGCTGCTGGAGCGGACCTCCCACCAGCAGGTGGAGacaacgaggaggaggaggagcgcatGAAGCACTTGCAGCAA gagGCAGAGAAGATGGTGGCGTCCCTCCAGGACACCTCCCTGGAGGAGGAGCGCTTCACGCAGGCCCTGCAGGAGAGCCACGGCGTGGGGTCCAGCGCAGGGTCCGGTGCCGGCCCCACGCACGCCCACTCTCACACCCACCAGGCTGCGgctgccgccgccgcctcctcctcctccacgcaCCCGCACGGCCACTCCCACTCGGCCTCGTCGCACTCGCTGGCGCACCCGGCCAGCGCGCTCCCGCTCTCTCACGAGGCAGCCATGAAGTGGTTCTACAAAGACCCCCAAGGAGAGATCCAAG gCCCTTTCTCCACCGTGGAGATGTGCGAGTGGTTCCAGGCGGGCTACTTCACCATGACCCTGTTGGTAAAGCGGGGCTGTGACGAGGGCTTCCAGCCCCTGGGAGACGTGATCAAGATGTGGGGGCGCGTGCCTTTCTCCCCTGGGCCCTCCCCACCACCCCTGCTG AGCAACATGGACCAGGAAGTGTTTAAGAAGCAGCTGGAGCAGGTGGCCACCGCTGCCCTGTATCAGCAGCAGCTCCAGATGCGCTACCAGCATATAAACAG CAACCGGTGTGGGGAGTCGAGCATGATGCCAGCTATGAACAGGTCCATGTCGGTCCCAGACAGCGGGTCTTTGTGGGATATGCATACCTCAGCTTCACAGCAGTCAG gcgGTGAAGCCAGTCTGTGGGACTTAACCATGGGCAACTTACCTCAGGGGCTAACGCTGGAGCAGCTGCAACAGAAG cttCAGCAGGAGCGTCGTGAAGCTGAACTCAGGGttaagagggaggaggaggagaggaaacggagggaagagaagaggaggcaacaggaggagcagaagaggagagaagaggaggagcttTTCCACCGCAAACAG cAGTGTCGTCAGCAGCAGGAGCTGATCATGAAGCTGCTCCAGcagagccagcagcagcagcagcagcagcagcagcagcagcaggtggtGGGCGTGGGGGCCCAGTCCCAGGGGCCCTGCTGGAACTCAGCCCAGTCCAACCCGCTGGCCAAGCCCCCCAAGACTCCCCTCAACCTGCTGGAGATGGAGGCCGAGCGGCTGCTCAAGCAGCAGCACAgggtccagcagcagcagccaagaGACCGG CAGTCGCATGGTGGCCTGACGATGGGCCAGTGGGGTGACGGTGGCGTGGGGGGCATGTGGGGCGCGGGCAGCCTGGAGGGAAAGGCCAGTGGAGGGGGCAGCAGTGGAGGCAACTCTGGAGGAATGGGCCTCTGGGACGAGGCTGTGAAGAACCAGAGCAGCCACCGTAGCATGAGCCTCAAGAACAGCCACAGCAGCCCCTCACTcag tgagcaGTACATGCTGCGGCGGAAGCACACGGAGGACGAGGAGAAGCTGCTGCGTCTGCTGCAGGGCATGAAGCCGCAGCCTCAGGACGGCTTCACCACCTGGAGCGAGCAGATGCTGCACGCGCTCAACACCTCCGCCAacaactcctcctcctctcaggaAG TGGCCACCATCGTGGCATATCTTAAGGAGGTGGAGTCGCCTTACGAGGTGCACGACTTCATCCGCGCCTACCTGGGGGACACGGTGGAAGCCAAAGAGTTCGCCAAGCAGTTCCTGGAGCGCCGTGCCAAACAGAAAGCTAACCAGCAgaggcaacagcagcagcaacagcagcagcag CTATCAAAGGAGCTGTCTGGTCTAAACATGAACTTCCCTCTGCAG tcCATGTTCCAGGCATCCCATTCTGGGAAAGGCGGCGTGTACGACACCCAGGCGAGCAAGATGAAGAAGAAGCCCAACATGATGATCCACTCTGACCCCAGCATTCTCG GCTACTCGTTCTTGGGTGCAGGGGAGCGAATGATCCTGGGCGAGATGGAGACCGTGGAGGATTACTAA